The DNA region TTCTAACTTTCCTACCCCCACCATAGGTCTTCATAGGCTCAAACGGCTCGTATACTCCTTTCGTCATCTCAATTGACACCTTCGAATAGTAGCTCAAATACCAACTATCACGAGGCTAGAACTTAAGTCTAGCAACCTGTGCAGCTTAAGCGATCTTTGCTTCAATTCTATCTAAGTTAACCTTACTCTAAAAAATaagaattcacaaaaaaaaaattctcttaagGCATTAAAATAATATAGAAGCAAACTCTAAAGACAAAAGAACTCAAATCGACCAGAAAAGTCaaagtaaatgctctcaaatatattcaattattttgagATAATTATAAATAACCGGGAagatctctatttatagttgaactccTCTAATCCAACGATACAATTTAAATTACATCAACAGTCAATATTAAAGCCTATCTATAATAAGAGAGTCCTAaaagatttaaactctatacaatcttACCCCTTAGGGCCTACAATATTCaccatgataatttttttttattgaaaaaattcaTTAAGCCACGAAACACTCTATACGCGTTCACTATGACTTCTCCATGTGTTTCACGAATTAAACCAATTCAAATGAGTTAAATaaacatcatttaatcaattaacctCCATGAAACACTCTATACGCGTTCATCACAGTACACTAAGTTCAACGTGACTTGAGCGAAAAAGttatttaaatctaattataaaatatataaatataaataaaatacatgtattttaatattttattaatatatgaatagGAAAAACCAAATTTGAACATGAActctaattatattttaatttattctatttatctattttatttagtataCTATATTATgagaatattataaaatattactatgattcaaatttaaattttaacataaatttgaACACATTATTTCCAATGAAACAGTTTCCAAcattaataaatacattaataaaatGTATCATCAATtcatgtataataaaatataaatataatagtgaaaatattatttttaaatataaaatagattcataataattttaaaatcaactaGCGTATTcctagtttatatatataaacagcTATTAGGAGACACAttcagttttgttttttttttaaaaaacaacaaaaaacttatcaaatatgTTGTAATATCCAGCCAAGGATATTTCTATTATTTACTAATAAAGGATCAACCATGACCTCTTGGCAGACCCTTAATTCGTTGCGTATTTCTGGGTCCATGAGCGAGCAGTACTCTCATATTTGGCTCTATCAGTCTTGTACATGTGAGCAATCTCAGGCACCAGAGGGTCATCAGGGTTTGGATCTGTAAGCAGTGAGCATATTGACAAAAGCACCTATAAAACAGAAAGTTGCAGCTAATTAAAATCTTTTACACCACAACAATCTAAAGAGCGCATAGAATTGGAATAATGTTGATGAATGGCGTGTGTTGTCACCTTGGATATGGTGAGGGCAGGACTCCACTGCTCCTTGAGAATGTCAAGACAGATGCTTCCATTGCTGTTAATGTTAGGATGGAAAACCTTTGTTCGAAAAGAAACCTTCACAGAGGACACTTCAGACAATCAGGTAAAAATAGAATCCACAAGAATCACCGACTTCTAGAGTTGAAAGTTAATACAACAAATTAAGTGCAAGACAAACCACAATCAGCATAAGTTGTAGGTATGGAAATACGTTTTATGAAATAAAAGCGAAGGCACATAAAAGAACAGCAAGAAATTTCAGCAACAAAAACAACACATTCCAAAACATTCACTTCAACTCTTATAGAAAATCAATGttatagaaagaaaaaacaaaatgtcaaggtcaAAATTAAATATGGACCAATATAAGGTTCATATGTTTTAGCATACTAAATAGTTTGCTTACACCTCGAGCATTAAACTTTTTCTCTATATTCTCTGTTTATTAAAGATGCTAACTTAGGCTAGTTTAGCATtgctataaaaaaaaaaaagcttggtTTACAAAAAGCTCATGTTGGAAAAAAATATGGTTTCTTGAACTTATCAATGTTTGACATTGCAGTGAAAGGTGTCGAAGGATTgaattttcaataattacaatACAGAACAAATATAACCCCCcctccccaaaaaaaaaaaataataataaagaggaCATTTCTTAATAAGCAGTCAAGCAGAGTTATAGGAGATAAGTAGAGTGTATTTTACCTTGGGTGGCTTGAAAGGATAGTCTGGGGGGAAGTGAATGGCAACAAGAAAGACCCCTCCAGCAAAAGGACTGTCTGTTGGGCCCATGATTGTTGCTTGCCAGTGAAACATATCATCAGCGACAGGGCCTATATATATGCAacattattttaaagaaaatgttAATTAATTACAAGGAAAAAGCTTAAATCTGACAGCATACTCTACTCCACAAAGTGGCCATTATTAGGGTTTACGGATTATATTAATCAAAACCCTGTCTGTTTCCAAAAACAATAACCAGTTTCCCTCGTCTTCAAACAGATCGCAGCTAATAAATTGTGGTATCACTACTGACATCCACTATCTTGAATGATCAACGGATTCAATTAAACAACCCACATATAAATGCGGGGAGAttcaattattgaatttttttttcaatgtgaCTGTACTGGGTCTGAttgattcaacaaatttagcattgatttaaagaaaacaaaggcTAAAACAAGGAAACAAACCGGCACTGCATGAAGCAGGGGGATCCTTCTGCAGATCCTTCAACTCCTTGTTAATTCGCTTTGAAGCCATTCAGAAACCCTCTCCCAAGACTCAAACAAAGAACAGGAAGGTAAACTGCAGTAATATAAAATTGGAAGTTATTAaggaaacaaataataataatataattatatcagtaataaatatataaatatatataaaaaataaacccaGAGGCAACAGGCAGAAACTTCTCaggattcaaaaaataataattagcgTAATTAATGCAATTTATTTACGTTAAATGGTGTATTCAAAGAAATTAATGCTTTTTCGTTCCAGATTTTCTAGGTAAAGGACACATGAATTATcaacaaaaacaataataattctttaaagaaacaataataatactaataacagagattaaattaaaaattagaaagacAGATGAAAGCGTCGATCCATTAGCAAATAGaatcaaattaaacaaaaataaaaagggagcgaaaattagaaaaatgaaacaaatataaaagagaaaattatggaaaaaaaattaaaagacgaAAGAGTTACCTTGGACGTGAGAATTGAGAACGAAAAAAGTCGATTATTAGGTTATTCTTACGGagcgaaagaaaaaaaattggggcttttttttttttttttgtatatgatATACACAATACAAAGAGGTGGCGGTGATTCTCTGCCACGCGGCCCTGCCACCActattttttggtaaaattactatagAGACTCTTGTATTAAAAGTTGGGTTACATTTTGCActtctatttaaaaattaagcaaattagtGCTCTATGTTATATCAAAGACCAAATTAgtcatttatattaaaatttttattttttatatggttAAAAACTAGTGTAGTAGATAAAATAACCAAACAATAATGCTTGGCATGCCACGTTGTACCTCATATTAATGTATAAGACCcgatttttaatagtaaaaattaataaaatttttaatagaatgacgatttgctctttgatctaatgtatagggactaatttgtttatttttttaatagatgaGTCAGAATGCAATTTAACTCCTAATACACattctccataatacttttacccctTCCTTTTCCATTTTGGATTTTTTTGGCACAATTTTATTTAGCTATTATTTTATCTTGGAGATTAGattaggttaaaatatgacaTAGGTCCTTGTACTCTTCTCAAGATTAGGTTGAAATGTGACAtagtctttaaaatttttatcaaattttactattaaaaaaatacGTACAGAGGAATATATTTTGTCGGTCACGTTAAAAATTGTCATGGCAGACAAAATAACCAGATAGTTACACGTGACATGTTATGTGTATCTTATACTGACATATAgaaatcaatttttaacaatgGACATAGATTGAAACTTTTAAGAGAAGGACTCGTTTATTatttaatctaacatataaaagatTAATTTATCCATATTTTAGTTAAGAAGagaaaatgcaatctaactcatGTAcaataaaatggtaatttttcaaagataaCTTCAGTTGGTTCATCTAACAATGACAAAGTGatgatattttgtttattgtTAAATGAGAATAGTCAGCGCAGATTATGTAGTTAGTGTCCTACCATTAAACACACAACAGGCGGCACTCAGGTGATGATGATGACGCCATTTGCCAGCCCAAGCCAGGCCAGGCGTCCGCACCTTCAACACATATTCCTCCCTACGCGCTTATAATATTTGCTTATTCTAAATATATACAACCACTCAACCTACACTCCAAAACCAACCCTTCTTTCTCTTCCCCCCAATTAATTCAATTCACCCTTTCTTTGCTCTTGTGTTTTAGGAGGTACCTACAATAAATGTCTTAAACAATCATGCTTAATTTACCCTTTTGATTTCATGTTCATGCTTctgcttcttcttttcttttgagATGAAAAGCCAACCATTGTGATTTGATTGTT from Gossypium hirsutum isolate 1008001.06 chromosome A04, Gossypium_hirsutum_v2.1, whole genome shotgun sequence includes:
- the LOC107931087 gene encoding ubiquitin-conjugating enzyme E2-17 kDa; this encodes MASKRINKELKDLQKDPPASCSAGPVADDMFHWQATIMGPTDSPFAGGVFLVAIHFPPDYPFKPPKVSFRTKVFHPNINSNGSICLDILKEQWSPALTISKVLLSICSLLTDPNPDDPLVPEIAHMYKTDRAKYESTARSWTQKYATN